In the genome of Cupriavidus malaysiensis, one region contains:
- a CDS encoding tripartite tricarboxylate transporter substrate binding protein — protein MRIQSWRTALAAAALAVVAAAPAHADTYPSKPIRMVVTFPGGGAPDILARLFAEKSALGQPVVVDNKPGAGGNIGAEAAARSPADGYTLVLGTVGTHSINGSLYSKMPYDMVKDFTPIILVASTPNVLVVNPSVPAKDVAELIALAKTRPGALTFGTPGVGTSPHVAGEMFNTLAGVKLTHVPYKGRAMALPDLLGGHISMMFDNLPSALPVVREGKLRALGVTSLKRSPSAPDIPTLAEQGLPGFDADSWFAIFAPAHLPKELQDKLNAEANRVYSLPDVQAKMKTLGLEPMLGSPERLATFQRSEIAKWAKVIKASGAKAD, from the coding sequence ATGCGAATCCAGTCCTGGCGCACGGCCCTCGCCGCCGCCGCCCTTGCCGTCGTGGCCGCCGCTCCGGCGCACGCCGACACCTACCCGAGCAAGCCGATCCGGATGGTGGTGACCTTCCCCGGCGGCGGCGCGCCCGATATCCTGGCCCGCCTGTTCGCCGAGAAGTCGGCGCTCGGCCAGCCGGTGGTGGTCGACAACAAGCCCGGCGCGGGCGGCAATATCGGCGCCGAAGCGGCCGCGCGTTCGCCTGCCGACGGCTATACGCTGGTGCTGGGCACGGTCGGCACGCACTCGATCAACGGCTCGCTCTACAGCAAGATGCCGTATGACATGGTCAAGGACTTCACCCCCATCATCCTGGTGGCGTCCACGCCCAACGTGCTGGTGGTCAATCCCTCGGTGCCGGCCAAGGACGTGGCCGAGCTGATCGCGCTGGCCAAGACCCGGCCGGGCGCGCTGACCTTCGGCACGCCCGGGGTCGGTACCTCGCCGCATGTGGCCGGGGAGATGTTCAATACCCTGGCCGGCGTCAAGCTGACCCACGTCCCCTACAAGGGCCGCGCGATGGCCTTGCCCGACCTGCTCGGCGGCCACATCAGCATGATGTTCGACAACCTGCCGTCGGCGCTGCCGGTGGTGCGCGAAGGCAAGCTGCGCGCGCTGGGCGTGACCAGCCTCAAGCGCTCGCCCTCGGCGCCCGACATCCCCACGCTGGCCGAGCAGGGCCTGCCGGGCTTCGATGCCGATTCCTGGTTCGCCATCTTCGCGCCCGCGCACCTGCCCAAGGAACTGCAGGACAAGCTCAATGCGGAGGCCAACCGCGTCTACAGCCTGCCGGACGTGCAGGCCAAGATGAAGACGCTGGGGCTGGAACCGATGCTCGGCTCGCCGGAGCGGCTGGCCACCTTCCAGCGCAGTGAGATCGCCAAGTGGGCCAAGGTGATCAAGGCTTCGGGAGCGAAGGCGGATTGA
- a CDS encoding SDR family oxidoreductase: protein MDIRNKTVVVTGGATGIGRALVLAFARAGARGVAVADIDADGAEQVAAAAAAEAPGCEVFARRTDVADAAAVQALADEATRRFGQVDVFCSNAGIILRKALDASAEEWQRIWEINVMAHIHAARAVLPQMLARGDGYFVNTVSAAGLLSQIGSAPYAVTKHAAIGFAEWLSITYGDRGIKVSCICPQGVQTKMLYGEKGERKGFLQDGSVTPEHVAAVTLEGIADERFLVLPHPEVLEYYRRKGQDYDRWLKGMRRLHDKVMQEFGNLPV, encoded by the coding sequence GTCGTGACCGGCGGTGCCACCGGCATCGGCCGCGCGCTGGTGCTGGCCTTCGCCCGCGCCGGCGCGCGCGGCGTGGCCGTGGCCGACATCGACGCCGACGGCGCCGAGCAGGTCGCCGCAGCCGCGGCCGCCGAGGCGCCGGGCTGCGAGGTCTTCGCCCGCCGTACCGACGTGGCCGATGCCGCCGCGGTGCAGGCGCTGGCCGACGAGGCGACCCGCCGCTTCGGGCAGGTCGACGTGTTCTGCTCGAACGCCGGCATCATCCTGCGCAAGGCGCTCGACGCCAGCGCGGAGGAATGGCAGCGCATCTGGGAGATCAACGTGATGGCCCACATCCATGCGGCACGCGCGGTGCTGCCGCAGATGCTGGCGCGTGGCGACGGTTATTTCGTCAACACCGTGTCGGCGGCCGGCCTGCTGTCGCAGATCGGCTCGGCGCCCTATGCGGTCACCAAGCACGCCGCCATCGGCTTTGCCGAGTGGCTGTCGATCACCTACGGTGACCGCGGCATCAAGGTCAGCTGCATCTGCCCGCAGGGCGTGCAGACCAAGATGCTGTATGGCGAAAAGGGCGAGCGCAAGGGCTTCCTGCAGGATGGCTCGGTCACGCCGGAGCATGTCGCCGCGGTCACGCTGGAGGGCATCGCCGACGAGCGCTTCCTGGTCCTGCCCCACCCCGAAGTACTGGAGTACTACCGCCGCAAGGGCCAGGACTACGACCGCTGGCTCAAGGGCATGCGCCGCCTGCACGATAAAGTGATGCAGGAGTTCGGCAACCTGCCCGTCTGA